The sequence below is a genomic window from Methanobacteriaceae archaeon.
AACTAATTTCAGATTGAATAGCTTTAGAACTTATTAAAAATCCTTTATTTGTAACTTGAATCATAGATCCAATAATGTCGCTTCCAACCATGGAAGTAGCTTCAACATTAACATCTAAAGTTTCTTCAATAACGTTTATCGCTTCTTCGGATAAAAATGGGCTAACAATAGCACCTTTGTCATTTGCTGCAACAATATTACCTAATGCAGTGTATTGACCAGGAACAGTAGCTACATTAATACCTAAATCTTCAAACTGTTTAATTTCCCTGTCTAAAACATGTGGTGAAACAACCATTCCGTTTGAATTAGCTACAGCTAAAGATCCGATAAGACTACATCCAGAGATTGAGGATTTTACAACATCAACATCTAATGCTTCCTTAATAATATCAGCTTTTTCATCTAAAAGATTATAAGGAACAATAGCCAAGTCATCAGTTGCGAGTATAAAAACACCAATATTTGGATTTCCTACAATATCTACTCTTTTTAACATATTGTTACCTCACTTTACTCAATAGCATGGTAGTAAACAAAGCTATTCTGCTAAAGTAGCTGTTACAACACCATCATCATCTTTAACTGCTTTTACAGTAATTTTAGAAGGTATTTTTTGGATACCTCTTTCCCAAATAGCATGATTGATTGATTCGTCAATTTTGACTTCTTCAGCTTTCATGTGTTTAGTTAAGAAATTTTTAACTTCTCTGATAGCTCTAGGAGCTCTGATAGTTCTTTTAATTTCTTTAACGTTTCTAAGTGGAATTGTGTAAACTCTTTCCATAATAACCCCTCATTATAATTTAAGACTGTTTCTTCTCCAATGTCTAGGTTTTGGTCTGTATCTAAGTTTACGGTTAGTTTTAGCATAAGCCCAGATTGGAATTCTCCTATTTTGTTTGTTTGCTTTTGCCATTCTTAATTTTTTAGCTAATGGTTTATTTCTACTCATTTTCTCACCTGTAATACATATAATAATTATTTTTTATATCCTATAACACGAGTTTGATAATGTTCAGGGAATATATCCAATGAGTTTCCTCCTTTCTCATCAATCAAAGTCCTTATTTCCACTTCAAAATCAGAACTGTTGTCCTTATTTGACCTTTCATGAGAAATTTCAAATAAATTTGAAGTTATTTTTTTAACAGATTTGTGTCCGAAACTATCAAGATTGATATATTGAACATTTTTTCTATCTTCAAGACTTTTAATCTGATTAATGTTTAATTTAGGAGTTCTGTCATCTCTTCTTGTCCCATCTGCAATAATATCAAATTCATCTGCAAGCATTTCAACTGTCTGAGCATGAATAAACTTTATTCCATCATTCGGAAATCCGTCATCCATAATCATTTCACAAGTCTTGTCGAGAATATCATAATCCATTTTCAAGACATTATGTTTGAAACCTAACGCTTCGGCAGATTTGCTTGCTGGAATGTATGAATCGTAAACACCAAAGTTTGCGGTACATAGCTCTACGTCAAGACCTAACCTTTTAAGCATTACTGCTACAAAGGATGAATCCTTACCTCCACTATATAATACACCAGCTTTCATCGATATTATTTCCTTGTAATTTTAATTTCTCTTTTTTGACCAGCAATTTGTCTTAAAAGAACTTTAAGCTGTTCATCAGTTACTTTTCCTCTTAAACTTCCAGCCTGAGCAGATTGAATCAATTGAAGTTCAATTTGATTAACAAGTTCAGGTTTGGTTAATTTAAGATTAGACAACCTATTACGAGCTTCAGAAGTCATAATTTGAGCAATGATCTGTTTTTTCTGTGCTTCAAATTGTGCTTGAGCTTCTTGCTGTTGTGCTTGAGCCATAGCTTGTTGTTGTGCTTGATTCTGCATAGCAGCTTGTTGAGCTTGTAATTCAGCCATCCTTTTTTGACGAATTTCATCTAAATCGCTCATATCAAACTCTCCAAAATATAATTAGTATTTTTCAAGACCAGGAATATCTTTAATGATTTCAGCAGAAATTTTATCTAAGAATGATCTTCCTGCTGGAGTAACAACTCTTCCACCTTCAACTTTCTCAACGAGTCCAGCATCTTCTAATTGGTGTAATGCGGTTCTAATAATAGATCCACTACCTTTTCTAAATACTTCAGGACGTACGCCACGGTCTTTTTTACCACCGTAGAAAGTTCTTAAACTCATAACTCCCACTGGACCATCCATGTATACTCTTCTGATAATGGAAGCGGTCCTTACATACCACCAATCTGCGTCTTCAGGTTTTCTTTCTTTGTGAACACCAGTTTTAACAAAATTGGACCATGCAGGGGAATTGATCTTATCATTATTTTTAAATTCATCTGCGACTTTTTTAATTAATAAATCTGCAGGTACATCAAATACAGTAGTCATATTAATTCTCCAATATTTTATTAAATAATGTAGCTTAATCCACTGTAAATTTAAGACCTAAAAAATAGGGCCCGTAACTCTAAATTTATAATGTTTAAGGCTTTTTTTTATAAATTACAGCGACATGTCCTCTAACATCAATGAGCTTAGCTCTGGTTTGAGAAACAATATCATCTATAAATTTATCTTTATCTCTAGCGATATTTTTTGCAAATTTAAGTTTGACAAGTTCATTAGCTTCAAGTTGGCGCTTAATTTCTTCAATAACATTATCATTAAGACCGTTTTTACCAATGTTAATTGTCATAGCGGAAAGAGCTCTATTCATCATTTCTTTTTTTGATTGACTCATATTTTGCTCTCCTTTTATTTTTTTGTTCCTTATGATAAGGAATCTTCATTACATGATCACATTCACCACAAAAAAGGTTAACTTCAGAGTTAACTAGCCGGACGGTGCAATTGCGACCAGGCGAGAGGAAGCACTTACAATTTTTACAATACCTTCTACTCCATTTTTCAGGAATTTTAGTATTATATTTAGTAGACAATTTCAATGCCAGTTCCACATAACGGTTGGAACGCTCAGGATGGGTGATGAATTCCATCTCAGCACGTGTAAAAAGAATATCCATTCTTTCTTTAGCTATTTCTATCATCCACTTTGGTCGTTTTCCTCTACTCAAAATATCCTCTCTTTTATGTAGGATATAATATTCATGCTTGGATTAAAATGATTTGCGCAAATTAAAACAAAAACCATAGTTAAAAAGTAACCTTAGGTTAATATGAATATTATGATAAAATATGTTTATCCACATTAATAAATGTTTGTATATAAAGGATTAAATCAAAAAATTAATATTCATTTAAATATAGATATAAATTACTAACAATTTAAGTATGGTGATATTATGAATAAAAACGAGAAGATAATTATTGCTTTATTATTAATTATAATATCTTTAATAATAGCTATAGGAGCTATAGTTATCCAACCGGAAAAAACATCACTGATAATTACTTCAAATACAACATTAGAACACAACGACACATTATCAGTACAGTTAATAGACAAAAACAATAATCCTCTTGTAAATAAAACTGTATCAATTGATTTTAGCAATAATGAGGGAAATATAACCAGCAT
It includes:
- a CDS encoding ribonuclease P, with the protein product MSRGKRPKWMIEIAKERMDILFTRAEMEFITHPERSNRYVELALKLSTKYNTKIPEKWSRRYCKNCKCFLSPGRNCTVRLVNSEVNLFCGECDHVMKIPYHKEQKNKRRAKYESIKKRNDE
- a CDS encoding DNA-binding protein, with translation MSDLDEIRQKRMAELQAQQAAMQNQAQQQAMAQAQQQEAQAQFEAQKKQIIAQIMTSEARNRLSNLKLTKPELVNQIELQLIQSAQAGSLRGKVTDEQLKVLLRQIAGQKREIKITRK
- a CDS encoding 30S ribosomal protein S19e, with the protein product MTTVFDVPADLLIKKVADEFKNNDKINSPAWSNFVKTGVHKERKPEDADWWYVRTASIIRRVYMDGPVGVMSLRTFYGGKKDRGVRPEVFRKGSGSIIRTALHQLEDAGLVEKVEGGRVVTPAGRSFLDKISAEIIKDIPGLEKY
- a CDS encoding 50S ribosomal protein L39e; amino-acid sequence: MSRNKPLAKKLRMAKANKQNRRIPIWAYAKTNRKLRYRPKPRHWRRNSLKL
- a CDS encoding YhbY family RNA-binding protein; translated protein: MSQSKKEMMNRALSAMTINIGKNGLNDNVIEEIKRQLEANELVKLKFAKNIARDKDKFIDDIVSQTRAKLIDVRGHVAVIYKKKP
- a CDS encoding translation initiation factor IF-6, with the protein product MLKRVDIVGNPNIGVFILATDDLAIVPYNLLDEKADIIKEALDVDVVKSSISGCSLIGSLAVANSNGMVVSPHVLDREIKQFEDLGINVATVPGQYTALGNIVAANDKGAIVSPFLSEEAINVIEETLDVNVEATSMVGSDIIGSMIQVTNKGFLISSKAIQSEISFAQEVFGVEGDIGTVGRGISLVGACSIANSNGAIVAKDSTGPEMARVEEALGFLDDDF
- a CDS encoding 50S ribosomal protein L31e, encoding MERVYTIPLRNVKEIKRTIRAPRAIREVKNFLTKHMKAEEVKIDESINHAIWERGIQKIPSKITVKAVKDDDGVVTATLAE